Proteins found in one Haloferax litoreum genomic segment:
- a CDS encoding DUF7344 domain-containing protein: MTSNMSGEPHTARSDRESLDQLFALLSHHYRRQILVLLAASNPRTVDAVTQVCLGSREGGREEERIRIGLHHVHLPKLEAEGYLEWDQTTDTIRRGQDFEAIEPALELLTAHPDALPGTWP; this comes from the coding sequence ATGACCTCAAACATGTCTGGGGAACCTCATACCGCACGTTCGGACCGTGAGTCACTCGACCAACTGTTCGCTCTTCTCAGTCACCACTATCGCCGGCAAATCTTGGTTCTGCTCGCCGCCTCGAATCCACGAACCGTCGATGCAGTCACGCAGGTCTGTCTCGGGTCACGGGAGGGTGGAAGGGAAGAAGAACGAATCCGCATCGGACTCCATCACGTCCATCTGCCCAAGCTCGAGGCCGAAGGATATCTCGAGTGGGACCAAACCACCGATACGATTCGTCGGGGGCAGGACTTCGAAGCCATCGAACCGGCCCTCGAGCTCCTCACAGCGCACCCGGATGCGCTCCCCGGCACCTGGCCCTGA
- a CDS encoding Lrp/AsnC family transcriptional regulator, which produces MSNFSLDNIDHGILYALQRDARNTTTAEIAEEVEVSASTVRNRIEKLEQVGIIEGYYPKIDYELANFPLHVLFVCNANPMEREKLAAAAIEVQGVIDVREMLTSTRNLYIETVATDTRNLTTITNKLASMELEVLSSEIITSHHVRPWAEFEFQTPDFISD; this is translated from the coding sequence GTGAGCAATTTCTCACTCGACAACATCGACCACGGCATCCTCTACGCGCTGCAGCGCGACGCCCGAAATACCACCACCGCAGAGATAGCCGAGGAGGTAGAGGTTTCCGCCAGCACCGTCCGCAATCGAATCGAGAAACTCGAACAGGTCGGAATTATAGAGGGCTACTACCCCAAAATCGACTACGAACTCGCGAACTTCCCGCTCCACGTACTGTTCGTCTGCAACGCCAACCCGATGGAACGCGAAAAGCTGGCCGCCGCCGCTATCGAGGTACAGGGGGTCATCGACGTCCGAGAGATGCTCACCAGCACGCGCAATCTTTACATCGAGACCGTCGCGACTGACACCCGTAACCTTACGACCATCACAAACAAGCTCGCATCGATGGAACTCGAGGTGCTCTCCTCGGAGATTATCACGAGTCACCACGTCCGGCCCTGGGCAGAATTCGAATTCCAGACGCCCGATTTTATTTCCGATTAA
- a CDS encoding DUF5795 family protein, producing MSNRVVQGRMVTPETLAELVEGERPMEAEAIEDADFDCPECGENVIQVGYMPSVTEFVTAYKCQECDWADDDRDE from the coding sequence ATGAGCAACCGCGTCGTGCAAGGTCGGATGGTCACTCCAGAGACGCTCGCCGAACTCGTCGAAGGCGAACGCCCGATGGAGGCCGAGGCTATCGAAGACGCCGATTTCGACTGTCCAGAGTGTGGAGAGAACGTCATTCAGGTCGGCTACATGCCGAGCGTCACCGAGTTCGTGACCGCCTACAAGTGCCAAGAGTGCGACTGGGCGGACGACGACCGGGACGAGTAG